From the Nematostella vectensis chromosome 7, jaNemVect1.1, whole genome shotgun sequence genome, the window CTTTGTATCCAGCCCTGTTTTCATCGTTCTGCCATCGCTTTGTGACGCACTCACATTGTCGTTGAAGAGGAGGGGTCATCAGGCGCCAAACGTTTCAAAATTCATTTTCGCACTATAGTATCAATTTGCAAATCAAGTTATGCCAAACTATCCGTGCAACTATTAAATAATCATTGCAAGTATACAAATTCACAAGAGTATGCAAAAAACTTTGCTAGTAAGTAAAGTGTAGTGTTAGCCAttttgggtaccctgtggtacctGCCTCGTTTTGAGGTAATAAAGAGGTTGTTGATATCCAATATGGCCGTGTCGTGTTGGCTTGTGTCAGTGTGCAGGAATCTACTTCCATCGTCGTTAAGAAAACACTACATAAAGATTCCGTGAGTTAGCCTACTTGTAggttttgatagtttttccggcacgaaaaccccgaaaacacgaaGTTATACCATACGCATACCATGGCCGCcattctccccctccccctgcggagcgcgttatccaagatggcggccgtggggttttcgtgccggaaaaactatcaaagcctacaagtaggctacCGTGAGTTTACAAATTTCATGCAAGTATGAAAAAAgccatgcaagtatacaaaatccatgcaagtataaaaaaatccatgcaagttgaaaatccatgcaagtataaaaaaatccatgcaagtatacaaaatccatgcaagtataaaaaaatccatgcaagtatacaaaatccatgcaagtataaaaaaaacatgcaagtataaaaaatccatgcaagtatacaaaatccatgcaagtattcaaaatccatgcaagtataaaaaaatccatgcaagtttaaaaaaaacttatgcaagtatacaaaatccatgcaagaaTAAAacaatccatgcaagtataaaaaaaacgctgtgtctacttgcacggcttccggtaaaggaggaaaaaaaactagctgcatggctgtctcccattttctcgatttttagcctaaataacaagtttctgaCTTTGAAACACTTCTACGATTATTTAGAACAGCCAAGCGACGATTTACAAATCGATCATGGATTGTACAGAACTGTGGGATCTGTTGCAAACACAAGAGTAACAAAGCAGAACCTATGATCGTGTCTAACTTACCCAAATTACCATGGCACATCGCCATGGACCTGTTCCAGCTGAAGAACAATAAACATCTGCTAGTAGTAGACTATTTCTCTCGCTTTGTAGAAGTAGAGAAACTTACGTGTACAACTGCTCCAGCTGTTATCGGCCACCTTAAGTCTCTATTCAGTCGACATGGGATTCCTGAAACTCTAGTGTCAGACGGTGGCCCCCAGTTTTCAGCAAAAGAGTTTGAAACCTTTTCGATGGAATACGGATTCACTAATATTCTCAGCAGCCCCTTATACTCTCAGTCTAATGGGGAGGGTTGAACGTGCAGTAGGGACAGTGAAAAGTCTGTTAAGCAAGTCTAAAGATCCCTACAAGGGTATGTTGGCCTGTAGAACGACCCCATTTAAAAAACAAGGCTATAGTCCGGCTGAATTGCTGATGTCGAGAAAGCTGCGTACGAATATCCCCATCACTCAGGACCAGCGTGCCCCAGACTATGTGGACTATGAGCATCTAAGAGCCAAAGATGGAGCTTAGAGACAGAAACAAAACTATGACAGACGTCATGGTGTTCTCCCTCTACCACCTCTTCAGTGTGGAGATAAGGTTTGGATTCCGGACCGGAAACAGGAAGGAACAGTGATTGGGAAAACCAATGAACCAAGAAGCTATCAGCTGCCAAAACCTGACCCCAAAACACCAACCGAGTCATCACAGGAGAACACTCCAGAGCCTGCGGCTAGAACAACAACACCGGAAGTGCAAGCACCAGATCCAGTAACCACTACCCGTAGTGGCCGGGTGGTTAAAACACCGGCTAGGTTGAAAGACTGAATATAAACACTGCAGTTCTGTTTGATTGTTATGAGGCAATGTATTTGATAACATAAGCCTAAGTTACCAGTGTTACTTACATTTTACATTGACATTGTCAAGGACATTCTGTCTTACATTAGGTAGACACCCAGAAAGGGAGATGTAAtgttgggctccctgtgttattTCGTTATAAGTATACTTGTGTTCGGTTCAATATGGCTTCGGTCTATTAAAAAGTTCAGAGTTCTTAGAAGAATCGTCTTGTTTCTCGGCAATCCTATACCGACAAACACTAcagtatacttgcatggattttgtatacttgcatgtttttttatacttgcatggattttgtatacttgcatggatttttttatacttgcatggatttttttatacttgcatggattttgtatacttgcatggattttttatacttgcatggttttttttatacttgcatggatttttttatacttgcatggattttgtatacttgcatggattttgtatacttgcattgatttttttatacttgcatggattttgtatacttgcatggattttcttttatacttgcatggattttgtatacttgcatggattttttatacttgcatggcttttatacttgcatggaatTTGTAAACTCACGGAATCTTTACTTACTAGCAAAGTTTTTTGCATACTCTTGAGAATTTGTATACTTGCAATGATTATTTAATAGTTGCACGGATAGTTTGGCATAACTTGATTGTCAAATTGATACTATAGTGCGAAAATTAATTTTGAAACGTTTGGCGCCTGATAAGGGGTTGATCTTTGGCTCTGCAAGATAATTTTTTGGTTATAGGTGTTTTCAGGTTTTTTATGGGGTTCGCAATGAGCGATTTCGAATTTCCCGTTTCCCGTTTCCCCATTTGTTTTTACAAATTTCAATTAAACAttgatttcaataaaatagtTTGCAGTGGCTAAATACCCAACAGTcaggaaaatatatatatgttttttttcttatcttcccactcccccccccccctccctttaaCAACACCCAGGATTTGAGAGCCCTCCTCGTAGAGGGCCATTTATTTTTCACAGCCAGGTGATTAAAAATTTTTGAagctccccctcccctttcaggatattaatgaacactccccaAAAATGGTTGTTATTTTGCAGCATTTCAGTGAATCGGCTCTGGTGTCAATAAATGGCTACGTGTTGCAGTTTAGACGCAGAGTTAGCATCCAAGCATGACAGTATCCAAGAGCAGACAGATAAAGTTCTAAAGAATGCCAGATGCCGCTCCCATCTGAATCATTACCTGGATGAGCTGGACCGGAAATTTAGTGTGGATTTGAGAGACCAGGAGGTGATAAATATACGGAAAGACATGGAATATATTGCTAGTCAATTCGCCAAGAAGGTCGCATGTCATGATGCTCGTTTCAAGGGAGAAATCCTAAACTCTGGAAGCCATTACGAAGGTTTACAAGTTTCGGCACCTGATGAGTTTGATTATATGATAGAGATAGAGGAATTGTCAAAACAATCGATGGTTGATTTCAGGCCGACGACAGATTCCGGATTTTTCTATGGTTATTCTAAGGCTTCCAATAGATGGAAAGATTGTATCTCGCTGTTTTGCACTGATCACAATCAGCCATTACGCTTACAAAGTATCTGCCCATTATGTTCTAATAATTCGAAGTTGTACCAACGCATTCTTGACCCAGAAAAAGTACAGGATGTGTTTAGAAAGATAGCTGATGAGGTGATGGAAGAACTGCTCCTTCCCAAGTACTGGGAACATGGGGGCTTTAACCGGCCCCGGTTCAGTGGACACAGAAAACATGGTCCAGCTACCATGTTCCAATTGATATATAGGACGGAGAAGGAAATAAAGATCAACATTGACATCACCCTGGCTATCAAGGTGCCAAAGCCAACACCCTCAGTGGTCTTGCAGTCCCTGAAAATCATGCGTCAAGAGCCATGCTCAAGCAGAATGGATGTGAGGATACTATTGGGAACTGACCCAGGAGTCCATATGATACCACTTTACTCAAAAATGATGCTTCAGAAAAGGAAGTATGCCAAAAAGCATGCTTGGCGGTTGTCAACCTCTCTGGTTGAGGGCAGAATATTTCAGGAACTCGGATATGATGCATTGCCAAGCAGAGCAATCAGGGTGATGAAGATACTCCGGAAGGAATACCTGACCTATTTCAGTCGTAAAACTGTACGCCAGCGACGTCCAAGAAAGACTGctgcaaagaaaaataaagcatCACAGAAAGAACAGGTCAGAAACCAAATCGAGGATGACACAACAGATCTGactgataatgatgaagatgagtccagcaaaacaaaaaactacTTCATAAAGGGCGCCATTACAGAACTTCAGAAAGTATTTGAAGACCTTGATGTTACTTTTGACCCTGTGGTAATGAAACGCGAGCAGTATCAATTACAAGATGTTGGTTTGATGTCCGATCTGCCCAAACCTGGATCTGGGGAATATTATGGAGCAAAACAGTATGTGGCATCCATTGAGATCAAAATGGCCATTCTGGAACTTGTGCTAAAGGACTCCGAGCTTGGTTTATCAACTATCGACCTAGCAGGCACCGTTTTACATCTGTGTCAAGTGTTTAAAAGCAACATGGCTCAGGGAAGGGTGGGTGAGAATGTCTTTAGTGGTGGTGAGGTCTGTACATTGCCTAGCTCGGAGAAAACGAACAGAGCAAAGCTGGCCCTCAACAAACTCTTGTCGCATTTGGTGGAAGTTGCCagcaaaaaaacatagagacgAGGGACAtcagacaaccatgaatcccTCAGATATATGTGTTGCTATgtgaataggggacttgcgcttaGAGATCACATTACTGCTATCAAGTATGCTACTTAACATGTAGCTCAACTGACGCTCATGATTTGATGAAATGAATATGTATTCaactaaaataaatacaggtTAAGTAGTTTTGGAGTACATATCAAGTATACTACTTAGTATGTAGCTTAACTGATGCTCATGATTTGATAAATTTAATATGTATTTAACCCAAGAAATACAGGTTAAATAGCTTTGGAGTATATATCAAGTATACAACTTAACATGTACCTTAACCGATAGTTGTAATTTGATTGATTTTTAAATCCAATTAAAATATGTATTTTACTAGATAAATACAGACTAAGTAGTATTCAGTTACAAATTAAGTTTACCTGttatggtatccctgtgttaTAATATGttatggtatccctgtgtaATAATTAGCATAGACCCATGTAAACCAGCCAAGATGGCGTCCTAGTAAACCTCAGTTGTTGTGTTACATCTCGAGTGAAATCTTCTTGCATCCGAGCCATCCGATATCAGAAACATAACAATACCATTTACCACGTAAACAGGTCACTTTACCTAATATTGTATAAATACAGcttacatacatacatatgaAATACATTCCGACTACCCAAGGATTTAACTATTATGTTCAATTACATGTAAAATATATGGTAAATTACATGTCAAGTAGAATAAGTATAAATGAAGTCTCTGTCatgtaaaaaaagtaaaaaatattcgTATAAAtgtagaattttaaaatagttATTAATTTTTGCACAAAGAGCAGCATTTTGTCCCATCGTAAATTAGGAGGGAAATGTCGATTTCTCttattttgcgtttaaaagtATTTAAACTCGGTGACGATCTTATAGTGACCGACAGTTTCCCCCAAAGCTTTGGCCCAAGGTACCTTAAAGAGTGCTTTCCATAAGTAGTGGTGTTGTACCTTGGAAGGGAGAAATCTGCTTGCCTTTTGGCAATGTGTCTATTAAAAAGATATTAGGAGGGCACAAGTTATTGTGCACCTTGTACATTAGTATAGCAATGTCCTGCAGCCGTCTGTTTAAGAGGGTAGGTAGCTTAGCCCGTTCAAGGAGGTTAGCGTAACTAGAGCTTTTGTCTTTGAAAACAGCCCTAAGTCCTCTTTCTTGTACCCTTTCGAGCTTGCGCTTGTCACTTGATCGGCAAAAGTGCCACACAAGGTGACAGTAGGTGAGGTGAGGCAGAACTGTCGATTTAAATAGTTGTAGTTTGGCGTTGGTGGGGATAAGATTCCTGAGGCGCATTAGAACACCAGCTCTTTGACTGGCTCTTTTACAAATTTCATTGATATGGGTGCTAAAATTTAACTGGTAGTCAATCGTGACACCTAGTAGTTTGAGTTCATTAGTGTCATTTATTATTCCACCATGCACATAAAGAGCTGCGTTAGCGTCGGAGTTTTTTCGGCGATTACCAGTAAGATGTAAAACCTGATACTTTTTTTAGTTTGCCGGCTAGGAGGTTTGAATCGTACCACTGAGTAGCATGGTCTGCACTCACTCTGAGATCTGAAATCACGGTGCTAAGATATCTTCCAGTGTGATAAATCTGATGATCATTAGCAAACATGGATAAAATTCCATCAATGTGATAGCATAGGTCGTTCTGGAAAATATTCCATAATAGTGGACCTAGAGCAGAACCCTGTGGACATCCCCGATTGATATTCTTGTATGAGCTGACATGGCGGCCTAGGCGCACCCGGTTATTCCTTTCAGAAAGGTAGCTACCCAGTAGTGCTATCAAGTTCTCTTGGAAGCCGTAAGCTTTAAGCTTACTCAGAAGCAGTGGTGGATGAAGTGAATCAAAGGCTTTATACATATCTGTTGAAAGGATGCTAACTGACAGTTTATTATCCCTTGCTTTTTTCCAGCCTTCTATTAGATTGATTAGGGTCGTCTCACAGCTGTGTGATTTTCTGTATGCCGAGGAGTTAGTGAAAAAGTGTCTTTCAAAACCCTCTGCAACTTGTGAGCATATAAGCTTTTCAAAGACCTTATCTACACAAGGCAAAACAGTAATGGGTCTATAGTTCTCCTTTGAATATTTCTCGTCTTTCTTAAATACCGGGGTCCAATCACCGAGCTTCCATGAGCCAGGCCACACCTTTGACTTGATGCATGAATTAAAAAGAGAAGTAAGAGGTTTAGCAAGCTCCGTTTCACCTATTTTTAGAAGTTTAGGGGGAATGTCATCACACCCAGCTGCTTTTCTAGGTTTAAACCTGGCCTTCCGTGACAGGTCGCAGCTCACGGCAAGGAGTGGTGTTAGAACACACATCCAAGATGCGTATTGTGCTGGGATGATCCATGAAATCGTCAGGTGAAGACAATTTAGCCTTGTCGCCACCGATACCGTCTGCAATGGTGGAAAAGTAATCTACCAGTATCTCAGCTACGCGACTTTGGTCTTTAACAAGTGTTCTATCGACATCGTTGAGATGAATTTCATTGTCTCAAGTCGTATTTTTAGAGCTGAGTAAAGGTTTGAACGTTTTGAAAAACTCCCTAGGTTTCTCTTTAAGATGCTCACATTGTTTCCTCCAGTAGTGCTTTATGGCTATTCTTCTTTGTCGGGTGGCCTCATTACGGGCTGCCCTTTTATTTTCCCAGTTCTCAggggttttgttttttaagaaTTTAGATGTTGCCTTGCGTTTGGCTCGAATAGTCTGCTTCCATTCGGACGTCATGAAAGGGACGTCTTTATCACGCACTTTCATTCGCTTCATTGGAGCAGCCTTTTCTGTGATGCTTTAGAAGAGGGAACtccagaaatagaccttgtcgTCAACGTCGTCATAGATATTGCCAACGTGCCAGGGCGCAACATTCAAACATTCAACTGCATTTTGAAGTCATCACAGTCAAAGAATTTATAACTTCTGAAAGAGATAACTTTAGGTTTGTTAGGGTTAACTCGGTCATTCAAGATCCCATAAACAAGCGTGTGGTCACTGAGCGATGGATAGTAGTTACCACTGTGTTTTATTGTCTCTGGCTTGTTGACAATGAGTACATCAATCAAAGACAGTGTAAGTTTGTTGGCACGCATTTAAGTTCTTGTCGAGAAGCAATTTCCCCTCCGGTTTGTCTGGTCTGAGTCTATTAAGGTTGAGGTCACCTACTAGGATGACATTGTTGCTTTGTAAGCTAGCCCAGCTACAAATATCACTTAGTTAATTTTCTAAAAGGATTTGATAGTTACCAGTGAGTGGCTTCGGAAGGCGATAGGGGCAAAGCATTGTTACCGTCTCCGATTTTATTTTCGTCTGTATGGCTATAGGTTCGatagttttatattttttcgtaATATTAAGCCGCTTGTATGTCAGACAAGCTGAGACAATTGCCatcaccacccccccccccctccccctccccctccgccCTTCTTTCGGTCATTACGGTGGATAGAATAACCGGGAAGTGCGAAACAGTTGTTCGTATAGGAAGAATATATCTTTGTTTCACTTACGAACATTATATGCACATtcagtttttttattaatctGGATAGCTCCTCGAATTTGTTTTGAATGCTGCGTCTAGAAATAGCCTGGTCGTTTTAAATAGTTTAAAAAAGTAAATGAAGAGTTTGTGTTGGTTGTGAGTTGACCGTAAACGGGTGAAATATTTGTTGGATTCATTTCGGTTGGGGCGTTGGCGCCGAATTGTGGGTCAAAGTGCAGCTGGAGCTCCGAGCTCGAATTCGCATGCACACAGGCATCCCATTCTGATAAAAAACGTTCTGTTAATTATCTCCTTTCAATTCTTTCGTGTTTTTTTAGAAGGAAATATCCTATATTCTGCGCTTCACGCAATTAATGACCTCATTATCTACGTCATAATCAGACCCCATAATCATTTTCGAACTCCACCTTCGAACTACCAACTTCCATCTCTCTGCGCGCTGCAAGTACCGAGCAAAGAATGGCAAAACGAACGCGCTCTCAGACAGACATCAACCAGCAACTTCGCTTTGACATCCTAGACCCAAGTAAAGCAGGTGGGAGCGAGGCCGCAGCAGATGGGCCTTCGTCTCTTCAACAAAGCGCGCGCACAATGATCCTCCAATCAGTGGGGCTGAAGTACCTCGGGCGCATTGCAGAGCTTCCGTTGCCGAAGCCCATGATCAACATGCTGTCTAATCAGCTCGCTGTGGATGACTTTTTCGTGAATCGTAACGACCTTGATGGTGACCACAGGAATTACTGCGTGTACCCCGCTAAGTGTTTGCTTGACATGTCGGACGTTTTGTTGAAGTGTGTGCCGGAGTGTTTGGCGAGCGAGGAGGTG encodes:
- the LOC5518919 gene encoding uncharacterized protein LOC5518919 — its product is MATCCSLDAELASKHDSIQEQTDKVLKNARCRSHLNHYLDELDRKFSVDLRDQEVINIRKDMEYIASQFAKKVACHDARFKGEILNSGSHYEGLQVSAPDEFDYMIEIEELSKQSMVDFRPTTDSGFFYGYSKASNRWKDCISLFCTDHNQPLRLQSICPLCSNNSKLYQRILDPEKVQDVFRKIADEVMEELLLPKYWEHGGFNRPRFSGHRKHGPATMFQLIYRTEKEIKINIDITLAIKVPKPTPSVVLQSLKIMRQEPCSSRMDVRILLGTDPGVHMIPLYSKMMLQKRKYAKKHAWRLSTSLVEGRIFQELGYDALPSRAIRVMKILRKEYLTYFSRKTVRQRRPRKTAAKKNKASQKEQVRNQIEDDTTDLTDNDEDESSKTKNYFIKGAITELQKVFEDLDVTFDPVVMKREQYQLQDVGLMSDLPKPGSGEYYGAKQYVASIEIKMAILELVLKDSELGLSTIDLAGTVLHLCQVFKSNMAQGRVGENVFSGGEVCTLPSSEKTNRAKLALNKLLSHLVEVASKKT